The following are encoded in a window of Nakamurella sp. A5-74 genomic DNA:
- a CDS encoding RHS repeat-associated core domain-containing protein: MAATSAVADNGAPDLSDVLVDGWGDAAGYHLQLGSVAGWREIAVLRPAGLDAQSWVGYQCVSADGKYVAAAVLPASSVNLDAGRNHGAFAFEVSVASGKVTPLLTGVGYKYFSPSCGTGDVAVFTSDTGVQGTPSARTVLSSVDLASAKVTSSVTVAGQVTSAVATSVGLMGAAGSDVVSVSAAGKLKIAAKATGQVYGLVPADAGSVAFLSTEGGDSASAWSARGGKVSKVGSGPRTRLRLFAGRSGHVTAAGLTSSDKTAVSAAGVKVVDTTKLPAGVSAMSTAGTLAVGDAPSTGGSAPSAGDAVAGSQQSLAVASGHLAAVPQTSAAPSPAASGVSAATTSSGSIAATTAVAAQVPPGVAADAKAEAAALTAATGSLLQPAGSAKGSSSPSPAGRTSSSDSTTSDGTSATAAASSQTPRCAVPRGDVNRQVMQPNPAQVNWASQMAEQNLLKGSTSTRPANWNGYGLAAYSPNTDFPAIALLHPAAVSASTVPRSVYNAIMAQESNYSQASSHAPAGNAGDPLIADYYGAHGDIVSIDYATADCGYGIGQVTDGMHAGDTTLSSAAQVKIAVDYQEDIAAGLQILEGKWNQLYSAGIIANNGDPSKLENWYYSAWAYNAGVQPGGKYNPTGCTPGPTCVGDHNNWGLGWTNNPANADYPPSRGLYLAYTYADAAHPGNWPYQERVMGWMGTPIVKYGAKSYSKPTYASGQDWLQIPSFYTFCTLADDNCDPNATNTSNPGATHCMFDDFECWWHKPVTWISTCATTCATSPYEYGAGSTEPPNPNKNPIACTVDHSKVDTTAIVVDDETSPPRNLQGCTNPNWSQGGTFALTPGTNAAGDPVGVIDTHQVGVGLGGHIWFSHTESGANQALINTGTWTPTLPSLQYYKIKVHFPSIGATATDVIYTINPGGGAAPWKIRVNQRFGADTWATIGTFAMQNGGSVVLTNQSAVTEPADQHDAFDYDVAWDAVAFVPQGGTPGVPIGGPPTVQDEPKGSNPAWLQCGCAKRTAGDPVDTSTGFYSDSFTDLATPGRGMPLSVTRSYAGSIADPNGPNKTLAANGPFGYGWTFNYDMSARTNASSGAVTITQEDHSQVTFALSAGNYTPTAPRFDATLTKTGSTYTFTRSGQAFFTFDATTGRLTAETTRAGVSATPAYWTTMAYNASGQLITVTDPAGRTETFTWSGGHITDVKDSGGREVSYTYSAAADLTDVYGVATTRTPTAASNDRETYGYTAGHEISWMRTPKNYTAGGGAGSGAMSMTYDSGDRVLTQTDPNAGTTTFAYGPSTSPSLQAGQTLVTDSAGHKTLDTYANGLLTTEIKGYNTPDAGTWTYTYDPLSLGISTMSDPDGHTQTFTYDDHGNRTSASNALGYVTSWTYDDQHNLLSTVDATGTETRHTYADPEGPGTYQAVDPTRVLDTRNSNGGNQGVVAGGAAITLQVAGRGGIPTDGASAVAVTMSAIAPQGSGTLRAWANGATEPGVAALNYTTGVGMSTLVIVPLGSDGKIQIRNTGANGTNIAIDVAGYIRAGDPTAAGTYEAVDPTRVLDTRNSNGGNQGVVAGGAAITLQVAGRGGIPTDGASAVAVTMSAIAPQGSGTLRAWANGATEPGVAALNYTTGVGMSTLVIVPLGSDGKIQIRNTGANGTNIAIDVAGYIRAGDPTAAGTYEAVDPTRVLDTRNSNGGNQGVVAGGAAITLQVAGRGGIPTDGASAVAVTMSAIAPQGSGTLRAWANGATEPGVAALNYTTGVGMSTLVIVPLGSDGKIQIRNTGANGTNIAIDVAGYITDQPQSAAPAYQLTSTTVTTAGTDPDTASDNAARTATYSYTDPAHPADLTASTDPLANTTTYTYDAYGDQTSATDPDGNKAQAGYNTIGQLTSAVDPNGTAAGTSPGCVPPKNGCTTYTYNKYGQVLSIIDALGHTASATYDANGNQITTTDGNQHTTTIAYDAGDRPTTSTAADNTATTIHFNPDSTIKDTVNGLGAVSSYSYDGQGRAVTSTDPLGRTTTATIDPAGMLTKLTDPAGRDTTMTRDAAGQLTAVSHSDGTTQGASYTYDADGRRLTMTDGTGTTSDSYNIYGNVISEAASVGASTYYTYDDSGQLTKIKYATWTNPVTRTIDGAGRITAISDLFGKNTTFGYDPNGSLTSTTYPDGVKVTNTFNAASQNTGTTAAPTAGGPALYTLGYSRDNTGQLASQTVNGSAQTFTYSPRQQLSGTSGGVAGSGGTAAFAMDAADQPATVGTLTQTFDAAGQECWSAASPTANPTCNAPPAGATSYTFDGVGQRTASTPSTGAGSTYSYDQVGRLTTAATPAGSGGYTYAGDGTRTSKTVGSTTTVFINSGQQLLQAFTNPASNNFALGTAWIYGPDGLPFEQTDGTTAGTYYYVHDQVGSTRALLTNPPTGTGAIAGTYAYTPYGVATHTGTANTPLQYTGQYLDDETGLLFLHARYYDPSTAQFLTRDPALAMTGTPYAYVRGNPLNDTDTQGLCGFWCWAGIAVGGVAVAVITFGAAIPEEVAGGVAIAGAAVDTAGVEAGIEAGVEAGAEVGGELAAGEEAGAESSVPCVGEDAVAETPPDIATNGETSATAYGRMMHKAYDYGPGFEREVTLQNGLRADAVNFETREVLELKPNNPRAIRTGTRQVQRYVDQLNKESPGTPFSGRVVTYDGP, from the coding sequence GTGGCAGCCACTTCAGCTGTTGCTGACAACGGTGCGCCCGATCTGTCGGATGTGTTGGTCGACGGGTGGGGTGATGCAGCCGGCTACCACTTGCAGCTGGGCTCGGTCGCGGGCTGGCGTGAGATCGCGGTGCTACGTCCGGCCGGCCTGGATGCGCAGTCGTGGGTGGGCTACCAGTGCGTGTCGGCCGATGGAAAGTACGTGGCTGCCGCGGTGCTGCCGGCCTCATCGGTGAATCTCGACGCGGGACGCAACCATGGAGCCTTTGCCTTCGAGGTATCGGTGGCGTCGGGAAAGGTGACGCCGCTGCTGACCGGTGTTGGCTACAAGTACTTCTCACCCTCTTGCGGCACCGGCGATGTTGCCGTGTTCACCTCTGACACAGGTGTGCAGGGAACGCCGTCCGCCCGGACCGTGTTGTCGTCTGTCGATCTGGCCTCGGCGAAGGTGACGAGCTCAGTGACCGTCGCCGGCCAAGTGACCTCGGCCGTCGCCACGTCGGTGGGTTTGATGGGTGCAGCGGGCTCGGATGTGGTGAGTGTTTCAGCCGCTGGGAAGCTCAAGATCGCAGCCAAGGCGACGGGGCAGGTCTACGGGCTGGTGCCTGCAGATGCTGGATCGGTGGCGTTCCTGTCGACTGAGGGCGGTGATTCTGCGTCGGCATGGTCGGCGCGTGGCGGGAAGGTCTCGAAGGTCGGGTCCGGTCCAAGGACCCGCCTGCGGCTGTTCGCGGGCCGTTCGGGTCACGTCACCGCGGCCGGTCTCACGTCCTCTGACAAGACGGCTGTCTCAGCCGCCGGCGTGAAGGTGGTTGACACCACCAAGCTGCCGGCCGGAGTGTCGGCCATGTCCACAGCGGGCACCCTCGCGGTGGGCGACGCGCCCTCGACGGGTGGGTCCGCTCCGTCGGCGGGTGATGCCGTGGCCGGTTCGCAGCAGTCGTTGGCAGTTGCCTCTGGTCACCTTGCGGCGGTGCCCCAGACATCCGCGGCACCATCCCCCGCTGCGTCCGGGGTGTCGGCGGCGACCACGTCGAGCGGTTCGATTGCGGCCACCACGGCGGTCGCCGCGCAGGTTCCGCCGGGTGTTGCGGCGGACGCGAAGGCCGAAGCCGCCGCGTTGACGGCTGCGACTGGATCGCTGCTGCAACCCGCCGGTTCAGCGAAGGGATCCTCATCGCCGAGTCCCGCAGGGCGGACGAGCTCGTCGGACTCAACCACGTCGGATGGCACGAGCGCTACGGCTGCAGCCTCGTCTCAGACGCCGCGGTGCGCGGTGCCACGAGGTGATGTGAACCGACAGGTGATGCAGCCCAACCCAGCTCAGGTGAACTGGGCATCCCAGATGGCCGAGCAGAACCTACTGAAGGGGTCAACCTCGACCCGGCCGGCGAACTGGAACGGCTACGGACTGGCCGCCTACTCGCCCAACACCGACTTCCCCGCGATCGCTTTGTTACATCCCGCAGCGGTGTCAGCATCGACGGTGCCGCGGAGTGTCTACAACGCGATCATGGCGCAGGAGTCCAACTACTCTCAGGCTTCCTCGCACGCCCCCGCCGGCAACGCGGGTGATCCGCTGATCGCCGACTACTACGGCGCGCACGGCGACATCGTGTCCATCGACTACGCGACCGCCGACTGCGGTTACGGCATCGGTCAAGTCACCGATGGCATGCACGCGGGGGACACCACACTGTCCTCGGCCGCGCAGGTGAAGATCGCGGTGGACTACCAAGAAGACATCGCAGCAGGTCTTCAGATCCTCGAGGGCAAATGGAACCAGCTGTACTCGGCCGGCATCATCGCCAACAACGGCGACCCGTCAAAGCTGGAGAACTGGTACTACTCCGCCTGGGCCTACAACGCCGGCGTCCAGCCCGGAGGGAAGTACAACCCCACCGGATGCACACCGGGACCAACCTGTGTTGGCGATCACAACAACTGGGGTCTGGGGTGGACGAACAACCCAGCGAACGCGGACTATCCGCCCAGCCGCGGCCTGTACCTGGCCTACACCTACGCGGACGCAGCACACCCCGGCAACTGGCCATACCAGGAACGGGTCATGGGATGGATGGGCACCCCGATCGTGAAGTACGGCGCGAAGTCCTACTCGAAACCGACGTATGCGTCCGGGCAGGACTGGCTGCAGATCCCGTCCTTCTACACGTTCTGCACGCTCGCTGACGACAACTGCGATCCGAACGCCACCAACACCTCAAACCCTGGCGCGACCCATTGCATGTTCGACGACTTCGAGTGCTGGTGGCACAAGCCCGTCACGTGGATCAGCACCTGCGCCACCACCTGCGCCACCAGCCCCTATGAGTACGGAGCAGGTTCCACGGAACCGCCTAACCCCAACAAGAATCCGATCGCTTGCACCGTCGACCATTCCAAGGTCGACACCACCGCCATCGTCGTTGACGACGAAACCTCGCCACCCCGCAATCTCCAGGGCTGCACCAACCCGAACTGGTCCCAAGGCGGCACCTTCGCGTTGACACCCGGCACCAACGCGGCCGGCGACCCGGTCGGCGTGATCGACACCCACCAGGTCGGTGTTGGACTGGGCGGGCACATCTGGTTCTCCCACACCGAATCCGGCGCCAACCAGGCACTGATCAACACCGGCACCTGGACCCCCACCTTGCCCTCCTTGCAGTACTACAAGATCAAGGTGCATTTCCCGTCCATCGGCGCCACCGCCACCGACGTGATCTACACGATCAATCCCGGTGGCGGTGCGGCACCCTGGAAGATTCGTGTGAACCAGCGCTTCGGCGCCGATACTTGGGCAACGATCGGCACGTTCGCGATGCAGAACGGCGGATCGGTGGTGCTGACCAACCAATCCGCTGTCACCGAACCTGCCGATCAGCACGACGCCTTCGACTATGACGTCGCGTGGGATGCGGTCGCGTTCGTCCCGCAAGGTGGTACCCCCGGGGTGCCCATCGGTGGTCCGCCAACCGTTCAGGACGAACCTAAGGGTTCCAATCCTGCCTGGCTGCAGTGTGGATGCGCGAAGCGCACCGCCGGCGACCCCGTCGACACGTCCACCGGCTTCTACAGTGACTCCTTCACCGACTTGGCGACCCCCGGCCGCGGTATGCCGCTGAGTGTGACCCGCTCCTACGCGGGGTCCATCGCAGATCCCAACGGACCCAACAAAACCCTCGCAGCGAACGGTCCATTCGGCTACGGCTGGACGTTCAACTACGACATGAGCGCCAGGACCAACGCCTCCTCCGGTGCGGTGACCATCACCCAGGAAGACCACTCCCAGGTCACCTTCGCCCTTTCCGCAGGCAACTACACGCCGACCGCCCCTCGATTCGATGCCACCCTGACCAAGACGGGCAGCACCTACACCTTCACGCGATCCGGTCAAGCGTTCTTCACCTTCGACGCCACCACCGGCAGGTTGACTGCCGAAACTACCCGCGCTGGTGTGTCCGCTACGCCTGCGTACTGGACCACGATGGCCTACAACGCTTCTGGCCAGCTCATCACTGTCACCGACCCGGCGGGTCGCACCGAGACGTTCACCTGGAGCGGCGGACACATCACCGACGTCAAGGACTCCGGCGGACGCGAGGTCTCCTACACCTACAGCGCCGCAGCCGATCTCACCGACGTCTACGGCGTCGCCACCACCCGAACCCCGACAGCGGCTAGCAACGACCGCGAAACGTACGGGTACACAGCCGGGCACGAGATCTCCTGGATGCGCACCCCGAAGAACTACACCGCCGGTGGCGGAGCGGGTTCCGGTGCCATGTCGATGACTTACGACAGCGGTGACCGGGTCCTGACCCAAACTGACCCCAACGCCGGCACGACGACCTTCGCGTACGGTCCGTCCACCAGCCCATCGCTGCAGGCCGGTCAAACCCTCGTTACGGACTCTGCCGGTCACAAGACCCTCGACACCTACGCCAACGGGCTGCTGACCACCGAGATCAAGGGCTACAACACCCCCGACGCCGGCACCTGGACCTACACCTACGACCCACTCAGCCTCGGCATCTCGACGATGTCCGACCCCGACGGTCACACCCAGACCTTCACCTACGACGACCACGGCAACCGCACCTCAGCGTCCAACGCGCTCGGCTACGTGACCTCCTGGACCTACGACGACCAACACAACCTGCTGTCCACTGTCGACGCCACCGGCACCGAAACACGGCACACTTACGCAGATCCAGAAGGCCCAGGCACGTATCAGGCGGTTGATCCCACGCGTGTGTTGGATACCCGTAACAGCAACGGCGGCAACCAAGGAGTGGTGGCCGGAGGCGCCGCCATTACGTTGCAGGTCGCCGGTCGCGGCGGCATCCCCACCGACGGGGCCTCCGCGGTCGCGGTGACGATGTCGGCCATCGCACCGCAGGGCAGCGGCACACTGCGAGCGTGGGCCAACGGCGCCACCGAGCCCGGCGTCGCAGCGCTGAACTACACCACTGGTGTCGGCATGTCGACGCTGGTGATCGTCCCGCTGGGCAGCGACGGCAAGATCCAGATCCGCAACACCGGCGCCAACGGCACCAACATCGCCATCGACGTCGCCGGCTACATCCGCGCCGGTGACCCCACCGCCGCAGGAACATACGAGGCGGTTGATCCGACGCGTGTGTTGGATACCCGTAACAGCAACGGCGGCAACCAAGGAGTGGTGGCCGGAGGCGCCGCCATTACGTTGCAGGTCGCCGGTCGCGGCGGCATCCCCACCGACGGGGCCTCCGCGGTCGCGGTGACGATGTCGGCCATCGCACCGCAGGGCAGCGGCACACTGCGAGCGTGGGCCAACGGCGCCACCGAGCCCGGCGTCGCAGCGCTGAACTACACCACTGGTGTCGGCATGTCGACGCTGGTGATCGTCCCGCTGGGCAGCGACGGCAAGATCCAGATCCGCAACACCGGCGCCAACGGCACCAACATCGCCATCGACGTCGCCGGCTACATCCGCGCCGGTGACCCCACCGCCGCAGGAACATACGAGGCGGTTGATCCGACGCGTGTGTTGGATACCCGTAACAGCAACGGCGGCAACCAAGGAGTGGTGGCCGGAGGCGCCGCCATTACGTTGCAGGTCGCCGGTCGCGGCGGCATCCCCACCGACGGGGCCTCCGCGGTCGCGGTGACGATGTCGGCCATCGCACCGCAGGGCAGCGGCACACTGCGAGCGTGGGCCAACGGCGCCACCGAGCCCGGCGTCGCAGCGCTGAACTACACCACTGGTGTCGGCATGTCGACGCTGGTGATCGTCCCGCTGGGCAGCGACGGCAAGATCCAGATCCGCAACACCGGCGCCAACGGCACCAACATCGCCATCGACGTCGCCGGCTACATCACCGATCAACCTCAGTCTGCCGCGCCGGCGTACCAGCTCACCTCCACCACCGTCACCACCGCTGGCACAGACCCAGACACCGCCAGCGACAACGCCGCCCGCACCGCCACCTACTCCTACACAGATCCGGCACACCCGGCGGATCTCACCGCGAGCACCGATCCGCTCGCTAACACAACCACCTACACCTACGACGCATACGGCGACCAAACAAGCGCGACCGACCCGGACGGCAACAAGGCCCAAGCCGGATACAACACCATCGGCCAACTGACCTCAGCCGTGGATCCCAATGGCACCGCTGCCGGCACCAGCCCGGGCTGCGTCCCACCCAAGAACGGATGCACCACCTACACGTACAACAAATACGGGCAGGTCCTCTCGATCATCGACGCGCTGGGCCACACTGCGTCTGCCACCTACGACGCCAACGGCAACCAGATCACCACCACGGACGGCAATCAGCACACGACCACCATCGCTTACGACGCCGGCGACCGTCCCACCACAAGTACCGCAGCCGACAACACCGCCACCACCATCCACTTCAACCCTGACTCGACCATCAAGGACACGGTCAACGGACTCGGCGCCGTCTCGTCCTACAGCTACGACGGGCAAGGTCGAGCAGTCACCTCCACTGACCCGCTCGGACGCACCACCACAGCCACCATCGACCCCGCCGGCATGCTGACCAAGCTCACCGACCCTGCAGGTCGCGACACCACCATGACCCGAGACGCTGCAGGACAGCTCACCGCCGTCTCCCATAGCGACGGAACGACCCAAGGGGCGAGCTACACCTACGATGCCGACGGCCGACGGCTCACCATGACCGACGGCACCGGCACCACCAGCGACTCCTACAATATTTATGGCAACGTCATCTCCGAGGCAGCCAGCGTCGGCGCCAGCACTTACTACACCTACGACGACAGCGGTCAGCTCACCAAGATCAAGTACGCCACTTGGACAAACCCCGTCACCCGCACCATCGACGGAGCCGGACGCATCACTGCGATCAGCGATCTGTTCGGCAAGAACACCACCTTCGGCTACGACCCCAACGGCAGCCTGACCAGCACTACCTATCCCGATGGGGTCAAGGTCACCAACACCTTCAACGCCGCCAGCCAGAACACCGGCACTACCGCGGCACCCACCGCCGGCGGACCAGCGCTGTACACACTCGGCTACAGCCGGGACAACACCGGCCAGCTCGCGTCGCAGACCGTCAACGGCTCGGCGCAGACGTTCACCTACAGCCCACGCCAGCAACTCTCCGGGACCTCCGGCGGTGTCGCGGGCTCCGGTGGAACGGCTGCCTTCGCAATGGACGCGGCTGACCAGCCGGCGACCGTCGGAACTCTGACGCAGACCTTTGACGCCGCAGGACAGGAATGCTGGTCGGCCGCCTCGCCAACGGCAAATCCAACCTGCAACGCACCACCCGCCGGCGCCACCAGCTACACATTCGATGGTGTCGGGCAGCGCACCGCGTCCACTCCCTCGACCGGTGCAGGCTCCACCTACAGCTACGACCAGGTCGGGCGCCTCACAACTGCAGCGACCCCCGCCGGGAGCGGTGGCTACACCTACGCCGGTGATGGGACTCGGACGAGCAAGACCGTCGGCTCGACGACAACGGTCTTCATCAACTCCGGCCAGCAACTCCTGCAAGCGTTCACCAACCCTGCCAGCAACAACTTCGCCCTCGGTACCGCGTGGATCTACGGGCCAGACGGTCTGCCGTTCGAGCAGACCGACGGCACCACCGCGGGCACCTACTACTACGTCCACGACCAGGTCGGCTCCACCCGAGCGCTGCTCACCAACCCTCCCACGGGCACCGGTGCGATCGCGGGCACCTACGCCTACACCCCATACGGCGTCGCCACCCACACGGGGACAGCGAACACGCCGCTGCAGTACACGGGCCAGTACCTCGACGACGAGACCGGCCTGCTGTTCCTGCACGCCCGCTACTACGACCCCTCGACGGCACAGTTCCTGACCCGCGACCCCGCGCTCGCGATGACCGGCACCCCCTACGCCTACGTGCGCGGGAATCCCCTCAACGACACCGACACCCAAGGACTCTGCGGATTCTGGTGCTGGGCTGGAATCGCTGTCGGAGGCGTAGCTGTCGCAGTGATCACCTTCGGCGCCGCAATACCCGAAGAGGTCGCCGGCGGCGTCGCGATAGCGGGCGCAGCGGTCGACACCGCGGGCGTCGAGGCCGGGATCGAAGCAGGGGTCGAGGCAGGCGCAGAAGTTGGCGGAGAGCTAGCCGCCGGCGAGGAAGCAGGGGCCGAAAGTTCTGTGCCGTGTGTCGGCGAGGATGCAGTCGCAGAAACCCCGCCCGATATTGCTACCAATGGCGAAACGTCGGCGACCGCGTATGGGCGGATGATGCACAAGGCGTACGACTACGGTCCCGGGTTCGAGCGCGAGGTTACCCTACAGAATGGGCTGCGAGCCGACGCCGTGAACTTCGAGACACGGGAAGTGTTGGAACTCAAGCCGAACAACCCTCGGGCTATCCGTACGGGCACCCGGCAGGTGCAAAGGTACGTCGATCAACTCAACAAGGAGTCCCCTGGGACGCCGTTCAGCGGGCGCGTAGTTACCTATGATGGGCCATGA
- a CDS encoding DUF4304 domain-containing protein yields MSVRNVVQQAVDNWGKVSGLEKRSGSWYRTNDEVISVSNLQKSQYGPSYYFNQAFWLRGLGDERYPKENKCHIRLRLGSLLGADAERLDQLLDLDCAVPDIDRVVALAAILTNQLLPVIEQGSSLFGLRSLLDEGVFKAARIGGPAQHLLASVS; encoded by the coding sequence ATGAGCGTACGCAACGTTGTCCAGCAAGCGGTTGACAACTGGGGCAAGGTTTCGGGGCTCGAGAAGCGGTCCGGGTCCTGGTACCGAACTAATGACGAGGTCATCTCGGTGTCAAACCTTCAGAAGTCCCAGTACGGCCCCAGTTACTACTTTAATCAAGCATTTTGGCTGCGTGGGCTCGGCGACGAACGCTACCCCAAGGAGAACAAGTGTCACATCCGGCTACGGCTAGGGTCCTTGCTGGGCGCGGATGCGGAGCGGCTTGATCAGCTCTTGGACCTGGACTGCGCGGTCCCTGACATTGATCGTGTCGTAGCGTTGGCTGCGATTCTAACCAACCAGCTTCTGCCGGTGATTGAACAAGGCTCGTCACTGTTCGGGCTCAGGTCGTTGCTGGACGAAGGGGTTTTCAAGGCCGCGAGAATCGGCGGGCCAGCTCAACACCTGCTCGCTAGTGTCTCGTAG
- a CDS encoding ImmA/IrrE family metallo-endopeptidase codes for MSNKRGYNKAACKRLAAELRTEINLHPMEALDPWQLAELYGIRVFALGSLPIDSAVREHFIVSRPEVFSGALVPFGTGAVIVENDGHELVRRRSTMGHELAHVFGEHKFGTSLVNERGCRLADQVQEGEASEIASELLLPFEAAKLLARRSATDNEVAMQFGVSVELARWRMHATGARLIAERRASSYRRASGS; via the coding sequence GTGAGTAACAAGCGCGGCTACAACAAGGCCGCATGCAAGCGGCTTGCTGCTGAGCTGCGTACCGAGATCAACCTCCATCCGATGGAAGCTCTCGACCCGTGGCAGCTCGCTGAGCTGTACGGCATCCGTGTCTTCGCCCTCGGTTCGCTGCCAATTGATAGTGCGGTCCGCGAGCACTTCATCGTCAGCCGGCCCGAGGTGTTCTCGGGCGCACTCGTGCCGTTCGGTACCGGCGCCGTGATCGTCGAGAATGACGGGCACGAGTTGGTCCGGCGGCGATCGACGATGGGTCATGAACTGGCGCATGTCTTTGGCGAGCACAAGTTCGGCACCAGCCTCGTGAACGAACGCGGGTGCCGGCTTGCCGACCAGGTCCAAGAGGGGGAGGCATCTGAGATTGCCAGCGAGCTGCTCCTCCCGTTCGAGGCAGCAAAGCTACTTGCGCGACGGAGCGCAACCGACAACGAGGTCGCGATGCAGTTCGGCGTCAGTGTCGAGCTCGCCCGGTGGCGCATGCACGCGACCGGCGCGCGGTTGATCGCAGAGCGCAGAGCCTCCTCTTACCGGCGCGCCTCCGGCTCTTAA
- a CDS encoding helix-turn-helix domain-containing protein: MTRTKVDVGSLYATLDAERTARGLSWRQLAKEIGVSPSLLSRLGNDLRPDADGFATLVRWLNIPAEQFMTDASGARAEQAEPDLLTQLAPLLRARHDLDKRDIAYLEDVIRATVRHAQATREASE; the protein is encoded by the coding sequence ATGACAAGAACGAAGGTTGACGTCGGCAGCCTGTACGCAACGCTCGACGCCGAACGCACAGCACGCGGGCTGTCCTGGCGGCAGCTGGCCAAGGAGATCGGCGTCAGCCCGTCGCTGCTCTCACGGCTCGGCAATGACTTGCGCCCAGACGCGGATGGGTTCGCAACGTTGGTCCGCTGGCTGAACATCCCGGCCGAGCAATTTATGACCGACGCGAGCGGTGCGCGAGCGGAGCAAGCTGAGCCCGATCTGCTCACGCAGCTCGCGCCGCTTCTTAGAGCGCGCCACGACCTCGACAAACGAGATATCGCGTACCTGGAGGATGTCATCCGCGCGACGGTTCGACACGCTCAAGCAACGCGTGAGGCCTCTGAGTGA
- a CDS encoding multiubiquitin domain-containing protein produces MTAVETSRDKGKTKYETFIVNTRSHEWADKDITFEQVVELAFPGQPYDPAGTTVEYSRGHGSDKSLRPGGSVHVKDGMVFDVEPANRS; encoded by the coding sequence ATGACTGCAGTCGAGACATCACGGGACAAGGGCAAGACGAAGTACGAGACGTTCATCGTCAACACGCGCTCGCACGAGTGGGCGGACAAGGACATCACCTTCGAACAGGTTGTGGAGCTTGCCTTCCCCGGCCAGCCCTACGACCCGGCGGGCACCACAGTCGAGTACAGCCGTGGTCATGGCAGTGACAAGTCGCTCCGTCCTGGCGGGAGTGTCCACGTCAAGGACGGGATGGTCTTCGATGTCGAACCTGCCAACCGGTCCTGA
- a CDS encoding IS630 family transposase, which translates to MANSPAPPLVLWDGDRDKLVSWTRSTAMRAGLVLRARIVLLAADGVANARIAIEVGSTTTTVWKWRSRYAATGLTGLLDAPRAGRPKQVDNQRIIAATLTPPPKKYGVTHWSSRLLAGHLNIGNATVARAWRTFGVQPWRSETFKFSTDPELVGKVTDVVGLYLAPPENAVVLCVDEKSQIQALDRTAPMLPVRVGDAEKRTHDYKRHGTTTLFAALEVATGQITGAVKPKHRRQEFLAFLRQLDRAYPEQELHLVMDNYATHKTPEVKTWLEKHPRFHLHFTPTSGSWLNLVEVWFGIIDKQAIRRGIFTSVKDLNAKIRQFITGWNDRKHPFVWTKTTEQILRKANHQATSETRH; encoded by the coding sequence ATGGCAAATTCTCCAGCCCCGCCGTTGGTGCTCTGGGACGGCGATCGGGACAAGTTGGTGTCGTGGACGCGTTCGACGGCGATGCGTGCGGGGTTGGTGTTGCGGGCCCGGATCGTGTTGCTTGCGGCGGACGGGGTCGCGAATGCGCGGATCGCGATCGAGGTCGGATCAACGACGACGACGGTGTGGAAGTGGCGCAGCCGTTATGCCGCAACCGGTCTGACTGGTCTGCTGGATGCTCCTCGTGCGGGGCGACCCAAGCAGGTCGATAATCAGCGGATCATCGCAGCGACGTTGACGCCGCCGCCGAAGAAGTACGGGGTGACCCATTGGTCGTCCCGGCTGTTGGCGGGACACCTGAACATCGGGAACGCGACGGTCGCGCGGGCCTGGCGGACTTTCGGGGTGCAACCCTGGCGATCTGAGACGTTCAAGTTCTCCACCGATCCGGAGCTTGTCGGCAAGGTCACCGACGTCGTTGGTCTCTACCTGGCGCCGCCGGAAAACGCTGTCGTGTTGTGTGTGGATGAGAAGTCCCAGATCCAGGCGTTGGACCGGACCGCACCGATGCTTCCGGTCCGGGTGGGCGATGCGGAGAAGCGCACGCACGACTACAAACGCCATGGCACGACAACCCTGTTCGCGGCGCTGGAAGTCGCGACCGGGCAGATCACCGGGGCGGTGAAGCCGAAGCACCGCCGGCAGGAGTTCCTGGCGTTCCTGCGCCAGCTCGACCGCGCCTACCCCGAGCAGGAACTGCACCTCGTGATGGACAACTACGCAACTCACAAGACCCCGGAGGTGAAGACATGGCTGGAAAAGCACCCACGATTCCACCTGCACTTCACCCCGACGTCCGGGTCGTGGCTGAACCTTGTCGAGGTGTGGTTCGGGATCATCGACAAGCAGGCCATCCGCCGCGGGATCTTCACCAGCGTGAAGGACCTCAACGCGAAGATCCGGCAGTTCATCACCGGCTGGAACGACCGCAAACACCCCTTCGTCTGGACCAAGACCACCGAGCAGATCCTCCGAAAGGCCAACCATCAAGCAACTTCAGAAACGCGACACTAG